Proteins found in one Stigmatella aurantiaca genomic segment:
- a CDS encoding DUF4388 domain-containing protein: protein MPGLSGDFATMPLRDAVSYLGNRRGSGILRVQRPGVSKELTLSQGAVISASSNQPREFLGQFLINMGHLTEDQLGRAFETQRVTDMLLGKILVMQGIIPEPTVQNTLSLKFREMLLDAFQWVEGEFQFEPRPVVPLSEGLDVRVDLLDIHREGEFRETAWQAIRAVFPSGKARLVVDERRLPESRQPGSRDEKLVTHIKEGLTIDEMALALHASDFYLYQRLYALYRQDAVKVREDSAPPPAPPAEAAPTIIGAESPVEEILQAARMFLDNCNFRDAEALARRAYEVAPSPQTAELLKTAEKSLHESLRLVLMEPAQVPSLLVPQAQLKTMPLSAPERYLLSRINGTRDVAAIVRVSPLHELDALKYFQGFVDSGFVKLTPA from the coding sequence ATGCCCGGCTTGTCAGGTGACTTCGCGACGATGCCCCTTCGGGACGCCGTCAGCTATCTGGGGAACCGGCGCGGTTCCGGCATCCTCCGGGTGCAGCGCCCGGGCGTCTCCAAGGAGCTGACGCTGAGCCAGGGCGCCGTCATCAGCGCCAGCTCGAACCAGCCCCGGGAGTTCCTGGGCCAGTTCCTCATCAACATGGGGCACCTGACCGAGGACCAGCTGGGCCGCGCCTTCGAGACGCAGCGCGTAACGGACATGCTGCTGGGCAAGATTCTGGTGATGCAGGGCATCATCCCGGAGCCCACCGTCCAGAACACCCTGAGCCTCAAGTTCCGGGAGATGCTGCTGGATGCCTTCCAGTGGGTGGAGGGCGAGTTCCAGTTCGAGCCCCGGCCGGTGGTGCCGCTGAGCGAGGGGCTGGATGTGCGGGTGGACCTGCTGGACATCCACCGGGAGGGCGAATTCCGCGAGACGGCGTGGCAGGCCATCCGGGCGGTGTTCCCCTCGGGCAAGGCCCGGCTGGTGGTGGACGAGCGGCGGCTGCCCGAGTCCCGCCAGCCCGGAAGCCGCGACGAGAAGCTGGTGACGCATATCAAGGAGGGGCTGACCATCGACGAGATGGCACTGGCCCTCCACGCCTCGGACTTCTACCTCTACCAGCGCCTCTACGCGCTCTACCGGCAGGACGCGGTGAAGGTGCGCGAGGACAGCGCGCCGCCCCCCGCCCCGCCCGCGGAGGCCGCGCCCACCATCATTGGCGCGGAGTCCCCCGTGGAGGAGATCCTCCAGGCGGCGCGCATGTTCCTGGACAACTGCAACTTCCGGGATGCCGAGGCCCTGGCGCGCCGCGCCTATGAAGTCGCCCCCTCGCCGCAGACGGCGGAGCTGCTGAAGACCGCGGAGAAGTCCCTGCACGAGTCGCTGCGGCTGGTGCTGATGGAGCCCGCGCAGGTGCCCTCGCTGCTGGTGCCCCAGGCCCAGCTCAAGACGATGCCGCTCAGCGCCCCGGAGCGCTACCTGCTGTCGCGCATCAACGGCACCCGGGACGTGGCCGCCATCGTGCGCGTCTCCCCGCTGCACGAGCTGGATGCGCTCAAGTACTTCCAGGGCTTCGTGGACAGCGGCTTCGTGAAGCTCACCCCGGCCTGA
- a CDS encoding ABC transporter ATP-binding protein — protein MSEPAIELFQVSKRFGPKVAVNAVTLSVPQGQVYGLIGPNGAGKTTTFSMMCGYLYPSEGNLKVLGVNPTHPGALKGKLGALPQDAILPPGWETGTLLTYWARLSGLPSPEREAHEALDKVGLAEAWTVQTQALSHGMAKRAAMAQALMGQPPLVLLDEPTAGLDPRIAAQVRQVIRDMRGRQTVVVSSHNLQELEELCDGAAILDRGTLAQAGTMSELTSQGAEFRVQIARGEIIPPELTQLPGVTAARMESPGVLLVRFDGQAHRPEEVISRTVAHLLQTGVLILGVSRGRSLEDRVLQIL, from the coding sequence GTGAGCGAGCCCGCCATCGAACTGTTCCAGGTCAGCAAACGCTTTGGCCCGAAGGTGGCGGTCAACGCCGTGACGCTGTCGGTGCCCCAGGGCCAGGTCTACGGGCTCATCGGGCCCAACGGCGCGGGCAAGACGACCACCTTCTCGATGATGTGTGGCTACCTCTACCCCTCCGAAGGCAACCTGAAGGTGCTGGGGGTGAACCCCACGCACCCAGGCGCCCTGAAGGGCAAGCTGGGCGCCCTGCCCCAGGACGCCATCCTTCCGCCAGGCTGGGAGACCGGCACCCTGCTCACCTACTGGGCCCGGCTGTCGGGGCTCCCCTCGCCCGAGCGGGAGGCCCACGAGGCCCTGGACAAGGTAGGGCTCGCGGAGGCCTGGACGGTGCAGACCCAGGCGCTCTCCCACGGCATGGCCAAGCGGGCCGCCATGGCCCAGGCGCTGATGGGACAGCCCCCACTGGTACTCCTGGATGAGCCCACCGCCGGCCTGGATCCCCGCATCGCCGCCCAGGTCCGCCAGGTCATCCGCGACATGAGGGGCCGCCAGACCGTCGTGGTGTCCAGCCACAACCTCCAGGAGTTGGAGGAGCTGTGCGACGGGGCCGCCATCCTCGACCGGGGCACGCTCGCCCAGGCGGGCACCATGTCGGAGCTGACCAGCCAGGGCGCGGAGTTCCGGGTGCAGATCGCCCGGGGGGAAATCATCCCACCCGAGCTCACCCAGCTTCCGGGCGTCACCGCCGCGCGCATGGAGTCCCCGGGCGTGCTGCTGGTGCGCTTCGACGGCCAGGCCCACCGCCCCGAGGAGGTCATCAGCCGCACGGTGGCCCACCTGCTCCAGACAGGGGTGCTCATCCTGGGCGTCTCCCGGGGCCGGAGCCTGGAAGATCGCGTCCTTCAAATTCTTTGA
- a CDS encoding penicillin-binding transpeptidase domain-containing protein — MPRSQALLATLLPLALVLGAMGTTSPTEVPAVLESPDAGAVLEASADAGTADAGTELLGLVPPAPVPSREKAPPIAQLRSLPRKDDVLAQAKLSRGRFVLPSGKGGATLTVDPPLQAQITRIMQDYQVPYGAAVVLEPSTGRVLALAEHSQTDPSMRGLTTRAVFPAASIFKIVTGSALLEAGVAPSEEACFHGGKRGLSERLLEDSSRDGACHTLSSAMGKSANVVFAKLTRKHLSADALRRMAARLRFNRQISFPIPTDVSLASIPEDEFGLANTGAGFGDVYLSPLHGAALAAASATGVWRDPVLFEPSPEASVAPAEEVLSPEVTRALTGMLEETVTHGTARRVFRERGFRVEGAVGKTGTLADKNPFRDYSWFVGFAPKDNPRVAVAAVIVNEPLWRIRATWLGREAMRLALERFPAPAAPPEAPQEAPLVAQPAPAIEPLSGGEAVSTASAADVPVPEAASQQEEVPSGEEALPVDTANAAAPVP, encoded by the coding sequence ATGCCTCGCTCCCAAGCCCTCCTTGCGACGCTGCTGCCCCTTGCCCTCGTTCTGGGCGCCATGGGGACCACTTCCCCCACTGAAGTCCCCGCTGTCCTGGAAAGTCCGGATGCGGGCGCCGTGCTGGAGGCGAGCGCGGACGCGGGCACCGCCGACGCAGGGACCGAGCTGCTGGGGCTGGTACCCCCCGCTCCCGTGCCCTCGCGTGAGAAGGCGCCGCCCATCGCCCAGCTTCGTTCCCTGCCGCGCAAGGACGATGTGCTGGCCCAGGCCAAGCTGAGCCGTGGACGGTTCGTCCTGCCCTCGGGCAAGGGGGGGGCCACGCTGACCGTGGACCCGCCGCTCCAGGCGCAAATCACCCGCATCATGCAGGACTACCAGGTGCCTTACGGCGCCGCGGTGGTGCTCGAGCCCTCCACGGGGCGCGTGCTGGCGCTCGCGGAGCACTCCCAGACGGATCCGTCCATGCGGGGGCTGACCACCCGCGCGGTGTTCCCTGCGGCCAGCATCTTCAAGATCGTCACCGGCAGCGCGCTGCTGGAGGCCGGCGTGGCCCCCAGCGAAGAGGCCTGCTTCCATGGCGGCAAGCGGGGGCTGTCCGAGCGGCTGCTGGAGGACAGCAGCCGGGATGGGGCCTGCCACACGCTGTCATCCGCCATGGGCAAGAGCGCCAACGTCGTCTTCGCCAAGCTCACCCGCAAGCACCTCTCCGCGGATGCGCTGCGGCGCATGGCGGCGCGGCTTCGCTTCAACCGGCAGATATCCTTCCCCATCCCCACGGATGTCTCGCTCGCGTCCATTCCCGAGGATGAGTTTGGGCTGGCCAATACCGGGGCGGGCTTTGGCGATGTGTACCTGTCCCCGCTGCACGGGGCCGCGCTCGCCGCGGCCTCGGCCACCGGCGTGTGGAGAGACCCTGTCCTCTTCGAGCCCTCGCCGGAGGCCTCGGTGGCGCCCGCGGAGGAGGTGCTGTCGCCCGAGGTGACGCGCGCCCTCACGGGGATGCTGGAGGAGACGGTGACCCATGGCACCGCCCGGCGCGTCTTCCGGGAGCGCGGCTTCCGGGTGGAGGGCGCCGTGGGCAAGACGGGCACGCTGGCGGACAAGAACCCGTTCCGGGACTACTCCTGGTTCGTGGGCTTCGCCCCCAAGGACAACCCCCGCGTGGCGGTCGCCGCCGTCATCGTCAACGAGCCGCTCTGGCGCATCCGGGCCACGTGGCTCGGGCGTGAGGCGATGCGGCTGGCCCTGGAGCGCTTCCCCGCGCCGGCGGCACCTCCCGAGGCTCCTCAGGAGGCGCCGCTCGTCGCCCAGCCGGCGCCCGCCATCGAGCCTCTGTCCGGTGGCGAGGCCGTCTCCACCGCCTCGGCCGCGGACGTGCCGGTGCCCGAGGCCGCCTCGCAGCAGGAGGAGGTGCCCTCCGGAGAGGAGGCGCTTCCCGTGGACACCGCGAACGCCGCGGCGCCGGTTCCGTGA
- a CDS encoding ABC transporter permease codes for MDGLKEIAVIWSAETRRAVRSGRVVVLLGLYSMFSVLVLLIVGAIANALRDEVNARLADSGNGAEAATAVAAEMKKSFLGVLAGNDAAMMEALSQVPVVVLVVFKITLLFLPVYVALMGFDQLSGEVGPRSIRYVTVRARRSSLMMGKFLVQASLLVGLVLIIDLGVFIYARLTNPDFAFSALALNLLKYWLAAIVFSLAYVALTTFCSSLFRSPAVSLVFNFILLFSFWLMDVIGRAYEGQVLGFARFLTPSYYSSNLLHPRLSEFGISGLAYAGFALLFLGSAHAVLRARDL; via the coding sequence TTGGACGGATTGAAAGAAATCGCGGTCATCTGGAGCGCCGAGACGCGCCGGGCCGTGCGAAGCGGCCGCGTGGTGGTGCTGCTGGGCCTCTACAGCATGTTCTCGGTGCTGGTGCTCCTCATCGTGGGGGCCATCGCCAACGCGCTCCGGGACGAGGTGAATGCGCGGCTGGCGGACTCGGGCAATGGCGCCGAGGCGGCCACCGCGGTGGCCGCGGAGATGAAGAAGAGCTTCCTGGGCGTGCTGGCCGGGAACGATGCGGCGATGATGGAGGCGCTCTCCCAGGTGCCGGTCGTCGTGCTGGTGGTCTTCAAGATCACCCTGCTCTTCCTGCCCGTGTACGTGGCGCTGATGGGGTTCGATCAGCTCAGCGGCGAGGTGGGGCCGCGCTCCATCCGCTACGTCACCGTGCGCGCGCGCCGCTCCTCGCTGATGATGGGCAAGTTCCTCGTGCAGGCCTCGCTGCTCGTGGGGCTGGTGCTCATCATCGACCTGGGCGTCTTCATCTACGCGCGCCTCACCAACCCGGACTTCGCCTTCTCCGCGCTGGCGCTGAACCTCTTGAAGTACTGGCTGGCGGCCATCGTGTTCTCGCTGGCCTACGTGGCGCTCACCACCTTCTGCTCCAGCCTGTTCCGCAGCCCCGCGGTGAGCCTCGTCTTCAACTTCATCCTGCTCTTCTCCTTCTGGCTGATGGACGTGATTGGCCGGGCCTACGAGGGCCAGGTGCTGGGCTTCGCCCGTTTCCTGACGCCCTCCTATTACTCCTCCAACCTGCTCCACCCGAGGCTGAGCGAGTTTGGCATCAGCGGCCTGGCCTACGCGGGCTTCGCCCTGCTCTTCCTGGGCAGCGCCCATGCCGTCCTGCGCGCGAGGGACCTGTGA
- a CDS encoding glutaredoxin family protein, translating into MRVDIYSKPACSLCDAALEVVERVRARIPFELRLISILEDPALVAAYRYDIPVVFINEQAAFKHRVEEAELEAYLLQVLNGTQVAHSPARDE; encoded by the coding sequence ATGAGGGTGGATATCTACTCGAAACCCGCTTGCTCGCTGTGCGACGCGGCCCTGGAGGTGGTGGAGCGGGTGCGCGCTCGCATCCCCTTCGAACTGAGGCTCATCAGCATCCTGGAGGACCCGGCGCTGGTGGCTGCCTACCGCTATGACATCCCCGTGGTGTTCATCAACGAGCAGGCCGCCTTCAAGCACCGCGTGGAGGAGGCGGAGCTGGAGGCTTACCTGCTCCAGGTGCTGAATGGCACACAGGTTGCTCATTCCCCGGCACGGGATGAGTAA
- a CDS encoding GGDEF domain-containing protein: protein MSVTRKHRGKSGLQPTVLLVEPRAEELEKTRALLGEAGFRVVPLTRFEAVVPIFEVVRPDAVVLAVHSPDFAAVAVVRRLRQLGEVTVPLFYLMDPDQPEAWRFCLEKGLGVDMVPRNLSGSELALRLQSVLRLRDAVLRAKESGETEAGSALHDELTGVYNKQFLLAMIGQEARRSERYGGPFSVLACAPQGYRSFCKQHGEAMGERLLVYTAVVLGQTVRESDVVARVSDEEFALLLPAMEEDALPGLLARIATRFELARFQVEGKALKTSLLLGAVSFPDMVGTPAQLLNGAIQEMRRRSREARRWDVGMSRVSV from the coding sequence TTGTCGGTGACGCGCAAGCATCGTGGGAAGTCGGGACTTCAGCCGACCGTGCTCCTGGTGGAGCCGCGGGCCGAGGAGCTGGAGAAGACCCGGGCCCTGCTCGGGGAGGCGGGGTTCCGGGTGGTGCCGCTGACGCGCTTCGAGGCCGTCGTTCCCATCTTCGAGGTCGTCCGGCCCGATGCGGTGGTGCTCGCCGTACACTCGCCGGACTTCGCGGCGGTGGCGGTGGTGCGCAGGCTGCGGCAGCTCGGGGAAGTCACCGTGCCCCTGTTCTACCTGATGGACCCGGACCAGCCCGAGGCGTGGCGGTTCTGCCTGGAGAAGGGCCTGGGCGTGGACATGGTGCCGCGCAACCTGTCCGGCAGCGAGCTGGCGCTCCGGCTGCAATCGGTGCTGCGGCTGCGCGATGCGGTGCTGCGCGCCAAGGAGTCCGGGGAGACGGAGGCGGGCTCGGCGCTGCACGATGAGCTCACCGGCGTCTACAACAAGCAGTTCCTGCTGGCGATGATCGGCCAGGAAGCGCGGCGCTCCGAGCGCTACGGGGGCCCCTTCTCGGTGCTGGCGTGCGCGCCCCAGGGGTACCGGAGTTTCTGCAAGCAGCACGGCGAGGCCATGGGGGAGCGGCTGTTGGTCTACACCGCGGTGGTGCTGGGGCAGACGGTGCGCGAGTCCGATGTGGTGGCGCGCGTGTCGGACGAGGAGTTCGCCCTGCTGCTGCCGGCCATGGAAGAGGACGCCCTGCCGGGGCTGCTCGCGCGCATCGCCACGCGGTTCGAGCTGGCGCGGTTTCAGGTGGAGGGCAAGGCGTTGAAGACTTCGTTGTTGCTGGGAGCCGTGAGCTTTCCGGACATGGTGGGGACCCCCGCGCAGCTGTTGAACGGGGCGATCCAGGAGATGAGGCGGCGGTCGCGCGAGGCGCGCCGCTGGGATGTGGGGATGAGCCGGGTATCGGTTTAA